TTTGAGGATTCAGACATTGAAATAAAAAGAGGAGGCGCATCCTATACTATAGATACGATTAAAACATTTGTAAAAAAATATGGCAAAGATGTTAATATATATTTCATAATAGGCACAGATGCTTTTTTGGAAATAAATAGCTGGGCATCTCCTGATGCGCTTTTAAGAATGTGCAAGTTCATAGTAACAACCCGTCCAGGATATGATATTAAAGAGGCAAAACTTGTTTTTAAGAAGTATATTGAAATAATGAAGATTACCTATCTTAAAATCTCTTCTTCTGATATTCGAGAGAGGATAAAATCCGGTACTCCGATAAGATACCTATTGCCCAAGAAGGTTGAAGATTATATACAAAAACATGAACTGTATAAATAAAAAACAAGCAGGTCTATAAGCCGGATTCTGTAGCAGTTGACCATCTATCTTGTACCGACATTGCTATCGGTCTCTAGCGGCCTACCCAAGGGTTAAATTGAGACGAGCAGCCTCTTCCCTCTTACTTAGCCTTTCTCCAGATGGGGTTTGCCATGCGCCTGACATTACCATCAGACCGGTGTGCTCTTACCACACCATTTCAACTTTTCCAAGTGTCTAATTAGACACTTGGAAGTTTGCTTTCTGCTGCACTTTCCTCGGAATTGCTTCCATCCTATGTTACAGGACATCTTGCTTTCTGGAGCCCGGACTTTCCTCCCCGACATACATCGAGGCGGTCAACCGACCTGCTTGCTAATTTATCAGCTTCTTTATTATTGGCACGTTCTATGTGTGTAATATTGAATTTTTTAAATCCACCTTTTAGATGCTGAACCTGTTTATATAAGCGAAACAAGTTATCATCTCTGACTTTGTAAATGCCTTGTATTTGATTTGCAATAAGCTCGCTATCTGTAAAAATAGTAATATTCTGCACTCTCATAATCAGAGCTT
This genomic stretch from bacterium harbors:
- the nadD gene encoding nicotinate-nucleotide adenylyltransferase, encoding MRIGIMGGTFNPIHYGHLVSASEVCSKFKLDKVIFVPSSINPLKNTSNLVGAHHRLKMIKLAIADNPRFEDSDIEIKRGGASYTIDTIKTFVKKYGKDVNIYFIIGTDAFLEINSWASPDALLRMCKFIVTTRPGYDIKEAKLVFKKYIEIMKITYLKISSSDIRERIKSGTPIRYLLPKKVEDYIQKHELYK